The Haloprofundus halophilus genomic sequence GTGGTTCTCCCTCGTACAGGAGATACTGGACTCTGAGGTCCTCGCCGGTCATCGAGGGGACGATAGAGTGTTTGTGCTGCCACGTTCCGCCGTCGCCGACGGTACGCGAAAAGCGGGTGAGTTCCTGTCGTTCGACGACCTGTTCACCGTCCATCCGCTGCAGTTGGACGACGACCGAGTAGTTCGTCTGCTCGCCCTCGTTGTTCTCGATGCTCGTCGCCATCGGGATGGCCGTTCCCTGCGTCACCTCCGACGGGAACCCCGCCGACGAGAACGTCCCGTTCTCGTTCTGCGTGAGAAGCGAGAAGTCGGTGAACTCACCGCTGGCCGGCGGTGCGGCGAGTGCGAACGCCATGCTGCTGGCGGCGGCGAGGACGCCGAGGACCAGCAGGACGTTGACCGCCGTCA encodes the following:
- a CDS encoding DUF1616 domain-containing protein is translated as AFGLFVTLFSLVSVVRRYRLPVEERYNPSFTVGYARFRRRLSNGGTAVTAVNVLLVLGVLAAASSMAFALAAPPASGEFTDFSLLTQNENGTFSSAGFPSEVTQGTAIPMATSIENNEGEQTNYSVVVQLQRMDGEQVVERQELTRFSRTVGDGGTWQHKHSIVPSMTGEDLRVQYLLYEGEPPADPRTQNADDTLHIWITVTAP